From Haemorhous mexicanus isolate bHaeMex1 chromosome 1, bHaeMex1.pri, whole genome shotgun sequence, one genomic window encodes:
- the LOC132325784 gene encoding guanine nucleotide-binding protein G(I)/G(S)/G(O) subunit gamma-11: MPAINIEDLSEKDKLKMEVEQLRKEVKLERQPVSKCSEEIKNYIEERSGEDPLVKGVPEDKNPFKEKGGCVIA; this comes from the exons ATGCCAGCCATCAACATCGAGGACCTGAGCGAGAAGGACAAACTGAAAATGGAAGTGGAGCAGCTCCGGAAAGAAGTGAAGCTGGAAAGGCAGCCG GTGTCCAAGTGCTCCGAAGAGATCAAGAACTACATCGAGGAGCGGTCGGGAGAGGACCCGCTGGTGAAGGGCGTCCCCGAGGACAAGAACCCCTTCAAGGAGAAGGGCGGCTGTGTTATCGCTTAG